The window ggacagcAAGCAGAAAACCTCTTTTGGAAGGTGTGATGCCAGTGGCGATGGGGCTCTTGGAAGCGACGAATCCGAACGTCGAAGCTGTGCTTTACCgggtgtttctcttcttcgttgcggcgcatgcgcgcagGTTCCGACAAACTTGCGAGGCTTCGAGCCGGTCCACGATGGCCGATGTGtcactctcttctccgcctcaaACTACTGTGGCACTACTGGCAACTACGGTGGTGTGGTaagcctgcatgcaccgaaAGGTTTTCTCGAGGCGTTTTAAACGGATTCCACattttctgtgtgtgtcggtcAGCGCCCAGACTGCTGTGTTGCTTCacttctcgctgtcttttGGCCTTACTTTTTTCGGTGTTGAATGCTCCATCGATTCGACGCGAAACGTTCGGGCCccgaaggcgccggcgcATACGGCTGGGGCTCCTCTGCTcatttctcctttctgccgcACGCGCGCTGTCGCACATCGTCTGAGGttgttttctcctcgtttcctgcgGAAATGTGTCAGATCATTTTCGAGGCCAACCTTTCGTTTGAAATCCAAGAGTACATGGCACCGTCTCTCGCAGAGATTCAGATGCTCCACAGCGAGACGTGCGCGGCGACCCAGAAGGTTTTCCTGCAAACGCGAATCAAAGACCTCGAAATGCAGGCGAAGCGCCAGCATCGGCGGACGGCGGCTGCTCGCATGAACGAGCAAATCCTCGAGAAAATCTGCAAACTGATttgcgagaaaaaaacggatcTCTGGTGGTGTTTCTTCAACATGGGGGCCGAGAGCGGACGTGTGAAACCGGCGCAGTGGAGGTAGAAAAAACCACGATCTCGACTCAGAAAGGCGAGATGTCTCTTGAGGAAACAAAGTCCAGCGCTGCTTTCACATGCATCGTCACCTTCGCGTTCGAGATattcgcgtttcccgttctacagtctctctcgcagtcTCACGCcttgttcctttcctcgacTCTCGCGTGCAGCACTTCCTACCCTGTTCGCTTGGGTTCGGtctggttcttctctgtcctcgatcgtgccttctctccattcgTGCTCCCCGTTTTGCCGAGAGTGTCACGTTCATCGCCGCGTTTACGTGGGTCTGTTTCTTGCTGTTTGGACCGCAGAGAGGCATGCTCGAATGTCCTCGGGCAGAACTTCCCCTGGGTGTACCTCATGAAGCGTTTGCACGTcgtggaggaagacggcTACGTCTACTACAACGAGTTCCTCAACCGGTACCGAGTCGAGTTCCGACCGCCCAAGTGCAAACATCTGAACTGGAGGCGAGAGTGCATCGCCCGAGTAAGTTTCGACATGCGCGCGGTCACGCGACGTTCCTCCCTCTAGAGGCTCTCTCTCATAACAGGTGTCCAGACACCCCTTTCCATACATACGGGCAGTGTAGGCGTGGACGGATGTGGACACACGTAGGGccctctgccgtctctttcgcgtgtgtgcgtgaGTCTTTCTTCCGTGTGACTGACAAGTGAAGGCGTCTCTATGTAGGGCGACTGAAAATGcaagggaaaggcgcgcgctttccgctctttcctACACTTTTCAGGGTGCAAAAAGTGAGAGTTCTTTCGATGTCTTCCGTTCGGCCGTGGGCCCTCAACCAGAATCCATCCTGTCCGGTTTTGTTTAGCGGCAACTGGAAGCGAAACGTTTCGGTTTCTCCCGATTTACAGGTCTTCGAGTCCATCATGAGCGCGGATTTGAGTCTGAAGGAAACGTTGATGCTCTTCGACCGCAACTGCGACGGGACGGTCTCTTTCCGAGAATTCAATGAATTGATTACAGAGCTTGATGTTGGTacgtttgtttctcttccgtcgctgTTCTCcacgcctctcctcgcttctctgccgttcGTCTGCACTGTGcatcctcttttccttctccacccTCGCGGATCTGTCGTTTCTCATTTCGTTCCTGGAGCTCTCCTAGTGAACGAAGCCTGCTATTCCGACACCAGGAATTACAGCGCATTCCAACAAGTCTGTGGCGCCTCAGGGACTCTCGAGATCCTCCACTTGGAGTGTTGTCTTCACGTGCGCGAGGTCACGAGTCCCCTAAAGAAACTCGGCGCCTTCATCAGTTATTtgctccgcttcctctcccgtgttttctcctctctctcccagtcTGTTTGCTTTCGCGTGGGGGCGTGTGATGCGTgccctttctccccttttctggAAGATGCATACAAACGGTGGCCTAATTTAGATTTTGAATGCGTTTTTTCGGGATCCAACTGGTATTCACGTTGTCCGTAGACGAGGTGGGCTTCTGGTGCCTTGAGAAACAACGCTTCGAGAAAATGTCATTCTTCCCTTGAATGCCTTCGATCGCGTtttccggtgtctgtacactaCAGTGCAACTGTCAGCGATGGATTTCCGTGCAGACCGTGGTGGACACTGACGTCTCGGGTTCTGTTTGCTTTCAGGTCTGAGTGAACCGCAAGTTCGGATTTTGATGAGGCTGATCACAGCCAGTCCTGCCTTCAATGCGGCCGCCGGAAGCATCGACGTCGCTGAGTTTCTCGGCCGTTTCCGAGTTGTCTACTCTCACGTGATCAACGACGAGTAAGAGATGTTTTTTCACACGTCTACGCATGCGTTTTCACGTTTTCACCTTCCctgtcgtgtttttctcATTTTTTACCCACATGGATTCGGCGGGGTAAGTGCGAGTCTCTTGTTGCGcccttcgcgttttcgtgttCAGCAAGCGAAACGTGCCGTGGCTCCAGCGAGCTCTCCACTGCATCGGCAAAGCGATCTTGGCGGACAAAGCCGAGGCAGCAAATCGCCACTacgagcagcagagacaagacggcAACTTGGGTCCAGAGACGAACGCCCGAAGGCGCTCCTCTGCGGtgcgcgccgtcgctctcttccaaAAATTCAAAGACTACAACGAGGGAGGCGATGGTACGCGCTTCATCACGGAAGAATGACCGTGCCGTGCAAAAAATATGCAAAATACCAAATACAGAGATGATGCCTACACTGcacaaatacacacacacatatgtatgtatcaTTATCTGTTTTCATGTGCGCAAGAGCTGGGTTTTCGTCACCTTTTGGAGTGTATGCACCGTCGAATACGTAGGGCCAAGAGGCGTGCGCCTCGGCTTCTGTCCCACTCCATCCCTGTGCATGTAAATATGCCTGGTTGCACTACATGTAGGTGCGGTTGTGTGGCTGTGGGCGCCCTACTGCAGACCGTGTAGGCTGAgtgtcttctttcgttttcgcgtttttcgtcgcgTTGGAAGGGCGgcggtgtatatacactggggacgagagagggacgccGCGTTTGGGTCTTTCGCCGAATTCTACTTTCTCAGCCATTCGTCCGCCATCGCAGGGTTTGTCGCCAACGCGAGCGTTGCTCCTGCGCAAATGCGATTCGACCGTTTGCAGGCTATCTGTCGTACGCGGATTTTGTGACGGGGATCAAGCGCCTGACGATCGATGAAGAAGAGCTGGGCTTTGCGCTCACAGACGAGCACCTGTACAAAGTATGCCGCGCCTGGCCCGCCAGATTCAGTTCGAAAGATCTCTGtggtgtctgcatgcatagcAACGTTTGTGCCTCATCTCGCAGGTGTGTTTCTGTCCCGTATTTCCCATTCAGGGGAAAACAAGCTGCTGTCTGTATTGACACATTCGATTCCTTTTCAACGGTATACATAAGGGCATCCGGGAGTTTACGTTTACGCATAGATGCGTGTACACAGACGTGGTCTCCACAGCCGACGATCATGCAGAGTCTTATTGAAAAGCCGTTTTCTTTGTATCCCGCTCAAGAAACGACAGTCCCAAATATCTCTAGATAGCCTGGAAGTGTTTGTTCGTATCCACAGAGTACATAtgtcccgtctctcttttcctcagGGAGACGTCTGTTGCCTTTCTGGCATAGGGCCGTTAAAGCAGACTGGAAAGTTTGTTTCTAGTGGATTTTGTGGGGATTAGAACCCGACTCAGACCCTGCGCTCACCTTGATCTGTGCTTCCTGGAGATTCGCCACGCCTGCTACCTTGTCTCCTGCGCAGGTGGCTGAGGCGGTCGACACGACGGGCTCGAAGCGAATCAACTACTTGGAGTTCCTTCAGGCCTTCCATGTGGTGGACAGCAACTCCAACAACAGCGCTGCGGAAGAGGTGAGTTTGAagcctcctttcctctgtttccccccgttttttcgtttgACGATGCGCGAGGTGTAGGTGCGTCCGCAAAAAAAACTGCGGTTTACCCGCAGTCCCTGTTTTCGTCGTTGCTCTCGTTCTCATCTGTCAGCTGCGTGGATAGGAGAGGGGTTCGGGAGGTCAAAACACAAAATGGAACTGTCGAGGTATACACTGTCTCCCTGTGTAGCGCGGGGTGTCTCTTGTTTTGCGTGCAGCTGTGGGGCCAGATCTGCACGGCTATTTTCCAGCACAAGAGTAGCATCCGCCGGGCGCTCCACCAATTTGATCCAGATATGACGGGGAAAGTCGATTCCGAGGACTTCCGTTCcgctctcgtcgccgtcAACACGGTTCTTTCGCGGACCGAGTAAGTTGCGCGATGACGCCGACCGTGTTCAGCCACCCGAAAAAGGGAACCGAAAACGCTTTCGTCGGCCGTCTGGGGCATAGCCGCCCGGGTTGGGAAACCGctcgggaagaagcggccgAGGACTCGAGGCAGGACTCGTTTTCCCGTGCACGCTGCTTTCCCCTTCTGCATGCGAggtatatataaatatatatttggagaaatgtgtgtgtgtttcacTGGGGTCCGGCAGCtgcgtctgtgttttttcgtgcCTTGCCTTTTAGGGCGCCGTTGACGGAGGAGCAGATTGACCAGCTGGTCAACACCATGGATCTCGACAACGACGGGATGGTGGAGTACGAGGAGTTCTTGGATTCGTTCACTCCGGTCGACACTTTCTTCTTGCAGCCTGAAAATGAGGACGAGCCGAGCAAGGCGAACGGGCCTCAGAACGggaaggtggagacgcgcgagggcgaggaccCCAGTCAGGCGGACGTTGATATCGACTCGAACTCCCAGCGGTTCACGATATCGAGCGacttctcgtcctctgcgtGAAGAGCTTTGAGAAAGGGAGATGGAGGCGGGGAGTGGAAACGGCAAGGCGAGAAGTAGCGCAAAGgcggggaaggcggcagagagcgcaGGGGAGGCCGCCAAGGAGACAACTGGAGACAGCGTGCGTCGTAGAAAGGGGTGCGACTCCTCGAACGGTAGAGTTTGTCCGGAGCAGGATAGCACATAGAGGATGGAGGAGACCGATGCAGGAGAAATCAAAAGTgtgacaggagagaagcaaTGACATGAGTCCAGAGTCGGAGCGCGCTTGGGACACTTTCAAGACGGGTCCGATCCCGATGGGCTTCAGGTCGAAAGGTCTGTTTGAGAGGGGCGGGCGAATGCTAGGCAGAAATGGAAAAGTAGACaaaaggcagggaagaggaaggcgagagactaGTGAGAAGTAGGCACGGGCGAAAGGAAGGAGgtcagcgacagagagagggggtgTGAATAGTTGGAAAAATGCGACACACAGAGGTCATCGCGCGGGAGGTAACCGAGCGAGGTGAAAAGGAAATTTCGGGGAACGGTGCATTtagaggcgagaaagagtgCAAAGGACGACGGCCCGCAGGTGCCTCCGATGGTTCCATTGTAGGGAACCGGTAAAGCTGCGTTTTTGTCGAAAGCTGGGAGAGGGACTTGTGCTCGCCGTGGAGGGCGAACGTGGTGTGTAGGGTTCGTCGCCTCAGAGGAAATGCCTGGGAGAGTAAAGGTGAagcgtttccgtttttttgccGTGTTTGATTCTTGCGGTTGAATACTGTGTGTCTTGGCTTTCGAAGcgtggaaaagagaaaaccgagaaaaaggaacgagaCGCTTTCTCAAGTGCGGCTGTTTGCACGCTTTTGTATGTTGTTAGGTTACAGAGGGGAACACGTGTGCGGCACTCGTCTATTCCCTGGCAGATTTTATGACTGCGTACTTTTATACTCATTGCCTTTTACCAAAGTAGCTCGAGACATTTTCTCTATCTTTATCCAGgttttgtgtgtgcgtgtgtggccTCGAACCGCCATGTGTCGCCAATGGAAAGCCGGGTACGGGCGGGCGGCAAACAACTCACAGGATCCTATGTCTGCTTTCTTGTACACTCCACGTCCTTCTGCTTGTACACAGTATGTCACAACTTGTCCCCCCCCGTGTCCTTTTTTGCACTTCATCTCAAGTGTGTGCACGTTATCTGGTTTTCATCGAAAACCGCTTGGCCATCCAGGTGATGTCTTGCTAGGACAAGCGTCTCCGACGTCTTTCGTCCTTTGTAATCGGTTGCCTCATCGACTCTTGCTTGGCTAGATCGGCTTCTCAACATCAGTGTTGAAATGCTCAAAAACGCGCGAAAACTGTTCACTGACCATCGCAACCGCTTTTCGCAACTGATGCTCCTAAAAAGTCGCCGTTGCGCCAGGGAACAACGATTTTCGGACACGCAGACAACTCGCGCGATCAACTCGTCGAGAAACGACCTTGGAAAGTGTGTCCTAGACTAGCGATGCGAGAATGCGCCATACAGAGAGCTATTCAATATTcgcaaacgagagacacaaaTTCGCCAACTGGCCAAATGAGTGTGCTCTACGTGTAAGTGAGCGCTATGCGGTCACACGGGGTGACAGATGGGGAAAACGACATGTGCGAACAGAAATTCCAGGAAAAGTGATCAGCACGTGTGTCACGAGTGGAGAATTGTCATCGTTGTATTTTTGAAATCAGTGTATAAGTAGCAAGGTCCCATTTCCGTCTCTTAAAAGCCTGCTCTTTCCACGGTCTGTTCCCCTGTGTTGTCGGCagccttttccgtttctgaaactgttcgccttctctgcggtcATGGGGTCTTATCATATACAAGCCGAGTTCTTTATATACATTTCATTTCCCCCGTAGAACCAATCTAGTGCCAACCTCCTGAGAGGCGTGTGAAAAAAAAAGTACAGGGCGGGAGTCGCCAGTCACGAGCTGTCTCACCTCTGCCGACACAGGTGAAGCCCTGACCTGGGAGTGTCTTAAACATAAGGAAACGGGAATACCACGAGTGGTTCGTTCTTATTTTAATGTTTCTCGGATATCTGATTTCTGTGGATGTTCGTCTCCTGAGCCTGCTCTGATGTAGTGTGTCTTGGGATTCCGTTCAAGACAGAGGACATTCCCGAGGCAGATTTTTCATTTATCTGCGAGCTGTGAACAGGAAAATCGTGCGGTCTGGGGCGCCCGACACGAGATACAAGGACAGTGGAGAAAGCCCAAGGCAGAAACTGCAGCAGCTCTACCAACGCTTTTGGTGTTTGCTTTTGAGTTTCCTTCGGGGCAGTCAACGTTTATGCACCGCTTTGGACAGGTGACGGAAGGATCCACGATAAAAACGGGGCTCGTTGGATTGTGTGGGTACAGTCCAAAcgtcatatatatatatatatatatatatatatatgtacctaCACAtctgtgtatgcatgtaggGACAGTATCAATTTTGCTGGGTTGTTTTATGACGGCAGAACGGCATTTGCGGGCATGCCAAGTGCTGTCTCACTGTCCCCCCCAGGCGactggaaaaagagacgttCAAGTTTCTGCAACTGGAAACCCCCCTCGGGCAACGAAAGCTGATTTTGCAGGCCTGCTCAGTGTGCGCGGAGCACAAAGATATATTCTCGTTGGACCCACAACGGTCATGTCAGGCACGGAGTTCTTCAGGGAAAGAGCCTTCATCGTCGGCTGGCCTCTGGGTGCTGAGACCTGAGGAAATCTCAGCTTTCATGTCTTCGTCAGTTCCCCCTGGATGGGCCTGCATGTGAAGTCTCAAACAGAGCACGTTCACAGTTTAATTTATCTCGTTCTTTGCACCGGGCATGCATGTTCTGTTCACAGATTCTCTTATTCGATCCTGTCAATACAGATCTCTTCCGTGAGAGCCACATTTCTCCACAGGTTTAAACAAAAACTCCCGTGTGCCTCACTCTCCCAGTCGGTCATTGCGGTAGGAAGTTCTCGTTAGCACACGATttgaagacagagaaaaaggcgacttAAATCAATGGAAGCCTGAACGTAGTGGCTACCATAATATTTGCCTCCCGGGCGAGCTTTGTCTGCATTGATACCTGCATGTACTTTACCTTTCGAAGGGCGAGCGTGAACTCTGAGAAACGCGATTGCAGGTATGCGTCAGCACGAATACCCCCAGAAACACGTTCGTGTGTTGTTCTCGTCGTCTTAAACTATTCGACCTGGGCAGCTGGTGATAGCACCTTTCCTGTGTTTACGGGTAGAGGGAAACTCAACGTTAGTAAATACGAATATAGCGGGTAGCTTAAGCTTGTGACTGTCTTCTGTAAGAGAGTAATCTAGGCTCTGTGTATACAGCGTAGGCCAAATACACTCCAAAAGTCTTCAGAGGAGTCGAATTTGTTTTCATTACAAGCATCTTCTCTCGTGGCGCTCTTTTGCGAGCTGCTTACCCTGAAAGACTTTGTCAATACAGCGTTACTGTCGTCTTCTGGGTTTTGGTTCAAAGGCAGAATAGGGATTTCAGACAAGCTCTTTGTGCAAGCAAAGTCTCGTGTATTCGATGCTTCCTGTGGGTCAGAAGAcaattctctctctccttcgcgagTTCCAAAACTGGCCTTTTGGACGAGGTCTGCTACGAAATTTTTAGCTGCTACAGTCACTGGATCCTCTTCTCGTGCGAGCGACTCTTCTGCGTTGCTGGTGCACGGCTCTGGATTGTTTGGATGCATGTCTGTTTCCGTGTTTTCAGAACTTGCGGACCCTACATGTGAAGGGGGGTCGGAGTGGTCTTGTCTCGTTCCTTTGTCTGGAGTTTCGGTTCCTGCAGCTTTCGAAGATTCTTTTGCCGTGTTGGTATGACTCACGTCCACCGTCCCGGTGGACGGGTCACCAGATGCACGGTTTGCTTCCGAGCAAGCTTCAGTTACTTCTTCTGGCGTAGTCCTGTTAGAACGGTTtttgtctcccgtttctACTGGTTTGTCGGGAGTTTTCGATGGTTGCACTGAAACGTGGAGAGTGTCGGGAGACTCAGGCGCCCCAGCTCGTTGTGGCTGTTTCCGATGGAGAAAAGGCATGCAGCAAACCAGACCACTGAAACGCTTTTTACCACCGGTAGAAGGCTCGAGAGGATGTGCACGTTCTATGGATTGACGCTGCCCTCTGTCCGGGCTTTCTGCACGGCTATCTCGGTCGTCTTCTTGTGCCTCTTTAGAAAGTTTGAGCTCGTCAGGGCGTTTGTCACTCTGAGGCGTCCCGTCTTCCGGATGAGGGTTACAGGGGGCCGGATGTGGTGATGACATTTTGCAGGCAGTATGCTCCGCAGAACAGGAATGAGCAAGTCA of the Neospora caninum Liverpool complete genome, chromosome XII genome contains:
- a CDS encoding putative serine/threonine protein phosphatase 5, which translates into the protein MGFSIGDIVAVYGRKAHIRYIGQLPPNPFNKKHNASQTGFGVEFSSRKLGENDGSVDGKRYFNCKPGMGLFVKENRAQAYDVKECSATQLQAAWRSYRARQAFQDAAAFNFWNELDAFEEKDALVNNRDVGTPTLNTIKKQIHEQNMVDAFEETGPERVSSSHLAVPGADGSRGFAPPRGRRRSSTRRSVGRNSVDASSISAENIPDDYTGPRVKWPITREFCLDLIDHYRDNPDVPLPRKYALELIMAVADHYRETMKGAVVEVEIPKKSGSRLVLVGDTHGQLNDVLWIFYKFGPPSPTNVYLFNGDIADRGRYAVEIFMMLFAFKLQCPSSVVINRGNHESADMNEVYGFAQEVRQKYGGFMYQKFQEVFHLLPLCVVMEKRVFVVHGGLCRKDNITLHHIDRLHRQRPCPASPHSFEDTLMFDLLWSDPQHESGRGWSTRGADCIAFGPDITDAFLTKNNLEVCIRSHQVPTNLRGFEPVHDGRCVTLFSASNYCGTTGNYGGVIIFEANLSFEIQEYMAPSLAEIQMLHSETCAATQKVFLQTRIKDLEMQAKRQHRRTAAARMNEQILEKICKLICEKKTDLWWCFFNMGAESGRVKPAQWREACSNVLGQNFPWVYLMKRLHVVEEDGYVYYNEFLNRYRVEFRPPKCKHLNWRRECIARVFESIMSADLSLKETLMLFDRNCDGTVSFREFNELITELDVGLSEPQVRILMRLITASPAFNAAAGSIDVAEFLGRFRVVYSHVINDDKRNVPWLQRALHCIGKAILADKAEAANRHYEQQRQDGNLGPETNARRRSSAVRAVALFQKFKDYNEGGDGYLSYADFVTGIKRLTIDEEELGFALTDEHLYKVAEAVDTTGSKRINYLEFLQAFHVVDSNSNNSAAEELWGQICTAIFQHKSSIRRALHQFDPDMTGKVDSEDFRSALVAVNTVLSRTEAPLTEEQIDQLVNTMDLDNDGMVEYEEFLDSFTPVDTFFLQPENEDEPSKANGPQNGKVETREGEDPSQADVDIDSNSQRFTISSDFSSSA